In Streptomyces sp. P9-A4, a single window of DNA contains:
- a CDS encoding DUF2188 domain-containing protein → MAAKRTVYHVAPSGERAAAAGVKWQVEGREGRRLLHEPHRTQRDAIDSARRHAKEHTPAQVVVHARDGHIRTAYTYGDAPAASPDERGRRAGERGGLF, encoded by the coding sequence ATGGCTGCGAAACGGACCGTCTACCACGTCGCACCGTCCGGCGAGCGGGCGGCGGCCGCGGGGGTGAAGTGGCAGGTCGAGGGCAGGGAAGGCCGCCGGCTGCTGCACGAGCCGCACCGGACCCAGAGAGACGCGATCGACTCCGCACGCCGGCATGCCAAGGAGCACACCCCCGCACAGGTCGTCGTTCATGCCCGCGACGGGCACATCAGAACCGCCTACACCTACGGCGACGCCCCCGCGGCATCCCCCGATGAACGTGGCCGCAGGGCAGGGGAACGCGGGGGCCTCTTCTAG
- a CDS encoding glutamate--cysteine ligase: protein MRSVGVEEELLLVHARSGEPLALVGAVLAAADRSAGQRPRGDGAPGHAFEKELQKEQVEFATKPVTEMGELGDEVTRCRVEACRHAASAGAVVAALATSPLPARPSLNAGKRYAWLGEQFGLTAQEQLTCGCHVHVSVESDEEGVAVLDRIRPWLSVLTAMSANSPFWQGQDSRYASYRSRVWNRLPSAGPMHVFGSADRYHEQVRAMLDTGVLRDEAMVYFDARLSATYPTVEVRVADVCLEASTPVLLAALVRALVETAAKAWREGDPPSRVSTDLLRLAAWQAGRSGVDGPLLHPETMKEASAAEVVRALYAHVRDALVESGDDERVREGVAGLLEGGNGARIQRELLRTHGSLASVVTQCARITSDSRA from the coding sequence ATGAGAAGCGTGGGTGTGGAGGAAGAGCTGCTTCTCGTGCATGCCCGCAGTGGGGAGCCCCTCGCTCTGGTCGGCGCTGTCCTCGCGGCTGCGGACCGGTCCGCAGGGCAGCGGCCGCGCGGTGACGGCGCGCCAGGACACGCCTTCGAGAAGGAACTGCAGAAGGAACAGGTGGAGTTCGCCACCAAACCGGTGACGGAGATGGGCGAACTCGGGGATGAAGTCACCCGGTGCCGCGTCGAGGCCTGTCGGCACGCCGCGTCCGCAGGCGCCGTCGTGGCGGCCCTCGCTACCTCCCCGCTCCCCGCCCGGCCCTCGCTGAACGCGGGCAAGCGATACGCGTGGCTGGGCGAACAGTTCGGCCTGACCGCGCAGGAGCAACTCACCTGCGGCTGTCACGTCCACGTCTCGGTCGAGTCTGACGAGGAAGGTGTCGCCGTACTGGACAGGATCCGGCCCTGGCTCTCCGTGCTGACCGCGATGAGCGCGAACTCGCCCTTCTGGCAGGGGCAGGACAGCAGGTACGCGAGTTATCGCAGCCGGGTGTGGAACAGGCTGCCCTCGGCCGGCCCCATGCACGTCTTCGGCTCGGCCGATCGCTACCACGAGCAGGTCCGTGCCATGCTCGACACCGGAGTCCTGCGAGACGAGGCGATGGTCTACTTCGACGCCCGGCTGTCCGCGACCTACCCCACGGTGGAAGTCAGAGTGGCGGACGTGTGCCTCGAAGCGTCGACGCCCGTACTCCTCGCCGCCTTGGTGCGCGCCCTCGTCGAGACCGCCGCCAAGGCTTGGCGCGAAGGAGATCCGCCCTCCCGCGTCAGCACGGACCTGTTGCGGCTGGCGGCATGGCAGGCCGGCCGTTCGGGTGTGGACGGCCCCCTCCTCCATCCCGAAACCATGAAGGAGGCGTCGGCGGCGGAGGTCGTCCGGGCGCTGTACGCCCATGTTCGGGACGCCTTGGTCGAGAGCGGCGACGACGAACGGGTCCGCGAAGGCGTCGCGGGTCTGCTGGAAGGGGGCAATGGGGCTCGCATCCAGCGCGAGCTCCTGCGTACGCATGGCAGTCTCGCCTCGGTGGTCACCCAGTGCGCGCGAATCACGAGCGACTCCCGAGCCTGA
- a CDS encoding CsbD family protein, translating into MSGKEKGRAKAEQAKGKLEETAGRAVGNERMTAEGRAEKAKGDARQAKEKVKDVFKG; encoded by the coding sequence ATGTCGGGCAAGGAGAAGGGCCGGGCCAAGGCCGAGCAGGCCAAGGGCAAGCTCGAGGAGACGGCGGGCCGTGCGGTGGGCAACGAACGCATGACCGCCGAGGGACGTGCGGAGAAGGCGAAGGGGGACGCCCGCCAGGCCAAGGAGAAGGTCAAGGACGTCTTCAAGGGCTGA
- a CDS encoding HemK2/MTQ2 family protein methyltransferase, whose translation MVPTTALRFGTPPGRLIALPGVYRPQADTRLLAEALSHERMDAGTAVLDIGTGTGALALSAARTGARVEAVDVSWPAVIAAGLNAFRQGLPLRVMHGDFATRTQGRRFDVVLTNPPYVPSVSPRPPSHGAARAWDAGPDGRRVIDRVCACAPALLRPGGVLLMVHSGMCGPPATVARLEAGGLAAEVTARASVPWGPVLRARRTWLRRQGLAGDGDEREELVIIRAAHP comes from the coding sequence ATGGTGCCCACTACGGCTCTGCGCTTCGGCACGCCTCCCGGACGGCTCATCGCCCTGCCTGGCGTCTACCGCCCGCAGGCCGACACCAGGCTCCTCGCGGAGGCTCTCTCCCACGAACGGATGGACGCCGGCACCGCCGTGCTGGACATCGGCACCGGAACAGGTGCTCTCGCCCTCTCCGCAGCGCGTACCGGGGCCCGAGTCGAAGCGGTCGACGTCTCGTGGCCCGCGGTCATCGCGGCCGGCCTGAACGCCTTCCGGCAGGGACTGCCACTGAGAGTGATGCACGGCGATTTCGCGACCCGTACCCAGGGCCGACGCTTCGATGTCGTCCTCACCAACCCGCCCTACGTTCCCTCGGTGAGCCCCCGGCCGCCGTCGCACGGGGCGGCCCGCGCCTGGGACGCCGGCCCCGACGGGCGGAGAGTCATCGACCGCGTCTGCGCGTGTGCGCCGGCCTTGCTGCGACCCGGCGGGGTCCTGCTGATGGTGCACTCCGGGATGTGCGGTCCACCGGCCACCGTGGCCCGTCTGGAAGCGGGCGGGCTGGCCGCCGAGGTGACGGCGCGTGCCTCGGTCCCGTGGGGTCCGGTACTGCGTGCGCGGCGGACCTGGCTGCGGAGGCAGGGCCTGGCGGGCGACGGCGACGAGCGCGAGGAACTGGTGATCATCCGTGCCGCGCACCCCTGA
- a CDS encoding CDGSH iron-sulfur domain-containing protein: MPRTPDGAAPGSITAAAVEAPSAAAPSATSATTPIPSRPARRIAIDPQGPILIEGPVEIVLADGTLARSDRFMVAVCTCRRSRAYPWCDTSHRSRERAVAPTEDGRPR; the protein is encoded by the coding sequence GTGCCGCGCACCCCTGACGGTGCGGCGCCGGGCTCCATCACCGCGGCGGCCGTCGAAGCACCCTCCGCCGCGGCCCCGTCGGCCACCTCCGCGACCACCCCGATCCCCTCGCGTCCCGCCCGCCGGATCGCCATCGACCCGCAGGGCCCGATCCTGATCGAGGGCCCGGTGGAAATCGTGCTGGCCGACGGAACTCTCGCCCGATCCGATCGGTTCATGGTCGCGGTCTGCACGTGCCGCCGCAGCCGTGCGTATCCCTGGTGCGACACCAGCCACCGATCCCGCGAGCGAGCCGTCGCGCCCACCGAGGACGGGAGACCCCGATGA
- a CDS encoding iron-containing redox enzyme family protein: protein MTPPSPSAPETTTGPCLAAARGDLSSAVERALRTDRPPAYTEASIRRADPWGEDLQLALYLLYELHYRGFERVDDDREWDPDLLRLRQESESLFLDALRATLTGGPRSVEDAFAPLLVEQVNPAGSVTHYLESEGELWQLREYAALRSLYHLKEADPHAWVIPRLTGRAKAAMVAVEYDEFGAGHPERIHARLFAELMTDLDLDPTYGHYLDHAPAPLLATVNLMSLFGLHRALRGALVGHFACVEVTSSPGSRRLAKAVRRCGAGPAAEHFYAEHVEADAVHEQVVRREVIGGLLADEPALEPDIAFGCAATVLLEDELGAHLHEAWASGRSALRSPLLPTEPRSRT from the coding sequence ATGACCCCTCCCAGCCCGAGCGCCCCGGAAACCACCACCGGCCCCTGTCTCGCCGCCGCGCGGGGCGACCTGTCGAGCGCCGTGGAGAGGGCCTTGCGGACCGACCGGCCGCCCGCGTACACCGAGGCCAGCATCCGAAGAGCGGACCCTTGGGGAGAAGACCTCCAGCTCGCGCTGTACCTGCTGTACGAACTCCACTACCGGGGCTTCGAGCGCGTCGACGACGATCGCGAATGGGACCCGGACCTGCTCCGTCTGCGGCAGGAGTCGGAATCCCTGTTCCTCGACGCGCTGCGCGCCACACTCACCGGTGGGCCCCGATCCGTCGAGGATGCCTTCGCCCCGCTGCTCGTCGAACAGGTGAATCCGGCCGGCAGCGTCACCCACTACCTGGAATCCGAGGGTGAGCTGTGGCAGTTGCGCGAGTACGCCGCCCTGCGCTCCCTCTACCACCTCAAGGAGGCGGACCCGCACGCCTGGGTCATCCCGAGGCTGACCGGCCGAGCCAAGGCCGCGATGGTGGCCGTCGAGTACGACGAGTTCGGCGCCGGTCACCCCGAACGCATCCACGCGCGGCTCTTCGCGGAACTCATGACCGACCTCGACCTGGATCCGACCTACGGCCACTACCTGGACCACGCCCCCGCCCCGCTGCTCGCCACGGTCAATCTCATGTCCCTCTTCGGACTCCACCGGGCCCTGCGCGGAGCCCTGGTCGGCCACTTCGCCTGTGTCGAGGTCACCTCGTCTCCCGGCTCCCGGAGGCTCGCCAAGGCCGTGCGTCGCTGCGGCGCGGGGCCGGCCGCCGAGCACTTCTACGCAGAGCACGTCGAAGCGGACGCCGTCCACGAACAGGTCGTACGCCGTGAGGTCATCGGAGGTCTCCTCGCCGACGAACCCGCACTGGAGCCGGACATCGCCTTCGGGTGCGCGGCGACCGTCCTGCTGGAGGACGAACTGGGTGCCCACCTGCACGAAGCCTGGGCGTCGGGGCGCTCAGCGCTCCGCAGTCCCTTGCTGCCTACGGAGCCGAGGAGCCGAACGTGA
- a CDS encoding DUF6131 family protein: MIVLGIILLVIGLVAGIGILWTIGIILVVIGAILWILGAVGHKVGGRRHYW, translated from the coding sequence ATGATTGTCCTCGGCATCATCTTGCTCGTGATCGGCCTCGTGGCCGGCATCGGTATTCTCTGGACCATCGGGATCATCCTCGTGGTCATCGGCGCCATCCTCTGGATCCTCGGCGCGGTCGGTCACAAGGTCGGCGGACGCCGGCACTACTGGTAG
- the htpX gene encoding zinc metalloprotease HtpX, with translation MPRTRPRSRYAPDRGLSARMATTMFLIGLLYVVFVGALLVLLRGSWPVILLVAGALFIAQFWFSDKIAAVGMGAREVTREQAPELHGTVDRICALADMPKPKVAIADSDVPNAFATGRGEKTSLVCVTTGLLRRLEPAELEGVLAHEMSHVAHRDVAVMTIASFLGVLAGIMTRVALYSGLGRSRDSNMAAAVILIPLVSGVIYVVSFLLTRVLSRYRELAADRAAALLTGQPSMLASALVKVTGSMGKIPTRDLRKAEPYNAFWFVPAFASEESLSRLLSSHPTLEQRLDQLARISDQLGQA, from the coding sequence ATGCCCAGAACTCGGCCACGATCGCGTTACGCCCCGGACCGGGGGCTCTCCGCCCGTATGGCGACCACGATGTTCTTGATCGGACTGCTGTACGTGGTCTTCGTCGGCGCCCTGCTGGTACTTCTGCGCGGTTCCTGGCCCGTCATCCTGCTGGTCGCCGGTGCCCTGTTCATCGCGCAGTTCTGGTTCAGCGACAAGATCGCCGCCGTAGGCATGGGCGCGCGCGAGGTCACCCGGGAGCAGGCTCCGGAGCTGCACGGCACCGTGGACCGGATCTGCGCCCTCGCCGACATGCCCAAGCCGAAGGTGGCGATCGCCGACAGCGACGTGCCCAACGCGTTCGCCACCGGACGGGGCGAGAAGACCTCTCTGGTCTGCGTCACGACCGGGCTGCTGCGGCGCCTGGAGCCGGCGGAGCTGGAAGGCGTCCTGGCCCACGAGATGTCTCACGTGGCGCACCGTGACGTCGCGGTGATGACCATCGCCTCGTTCCTCGGCGTCCTCGCCGGAATCATGACCCGTGTCGCGCTCTACAGCGGACTCGGCCGGAGCCGCGACAGCAACATGGCTGCCGCCGTGATCCTCATCCCTCTCGTGAGCGGAGTGATCTACGTGGTCAGTTTCCTGCTGACCCGCGTACTCTCCCGATACCGCGAACTGGCGGCCGACCGGGCTGCCGCGCTGCTCACCGGCCAGCCCTCGATGCTCGCCTCCGCACTCGTCAAGGTGACCGGCAGCATGGGGAAGATCCCTACTCGCGACCTGCGCAAGGCTGAGCCGTACAACGCCTTCTGGTTCGTGCCCGCCTTCGCCTCGGAGGAGAGCCTGAGCCGACTGCTGTCCTCCCACCCCACCCTGGAGCAGCGACTCGACCAACTCGCCCGGATCTCGGACCAGCTGGGACAGGCGTGA
- the pspAB gene encoding PspA-associated protein PspAB: protein MGILDSVFGRSKVLRPDLDRLFALPAAALTLQAGTGFAPTGAGSVCFSGVEGGSFTRLKEEVRDLLDVDAVGGGARGASGAAAPASFSRDAYGYTWLVARRPADDVVTLVNDLHAVNTLLQEAGFGPHLLCSLTAFRAPVHAHELALVYLYKRGTFYPFAPRTDRREARDNALELEVRALLAGDLPMEPDLERWFPLWGAPGLGGGDGRVESMPRTDT, encoded by the coding sequence GTGGGAATCCTCGACAGCGTTTTCGGGCGCAGCAAGGTGCTACGGCCCGACCTCGACCGCCTCTTCGCGCTGCCCGCCGCCGCCCTCACCCTCCAGGCGGGCACCGGTTTCGCTCCGACCGGCGCGGGATCCGTCTGCTTCTCGGGGGTGGAGGGCGGCTCCTTCACCCGTCTGAAGGAGGAGGTACGGGACCTGCTCGACGTGGACGCGGTCGGGGGCGGTGCGCGTGGCGCGAGTGGAGCCGCCGCCCCAGCCTCGTTCTCTCGGGACGCGTACGGCTACACCTGGCTCGTCGCCCGCCGCCCCGCCGACGACGTGGTCACACTGGTCAATGACCTGCACGCGGTCAACACCCTGCTTCAGGAGGCAGGCTTCGGACCCCACCTGCTCTGTTCCCTGACCGCGTTCCGCGCCCCCGTGCACGCACACGAACTCGCCCTCGTCTACCTCTACAAGCGCGGCACCTTCTATCCGTTCGCACCCCGCACCGATCGCCGTGAGGCCCGCGACAACGCCCTGGAGCTCGAGGTCCGAGCCCTCCTCGCGGGCGACCTCCCCATGGAGCCGGACCTGGAACGCTGGTTCCCCTTGTGGGGTGCTCCGGGGCTCGGCGGCGGGGACGGCCGCGTCGAGAGCATGCCGCGTACGGATACCTGA
- a CDS encoding MFS transporter, with translation MARGITARRLPPPVTPSPGTVRLGLRENRAQFVLLVLVTAAVGALVGLERTTVPLIGTEVFGLAGNLAVFSFIVAFGLAKALTNLAAGVLTARFRRRQLLLAGWLIGAPVPFVLAWAPSWWWIVAANVLLGVNQGLTWSMTVNMKIDLVGPARRGLATGLNEAAGYVSVGATALLTGYLATHYGLRPAPELIGVVFLAAGLGLSLLAKDTAAHLALELSRHPAPPSGENGRPSFKETFARTSWRDRSLRGASQAGLVNNLNDGLTWGVFPLLFADHGLGIAAIGLIKGLYPLLWGIGQIPAGHLADRVGRKPLVVTGMLVQAAALLLALVLLDRPFLAGVLSAVGLGLGTALVYPALIAAVSDHAHPSWRAHALGTYRFWRDIGYAAGALTAGILADALGLNATVLAAAALTAISGLLAARWMTDRPERQ, from the coding sequence ATGGCACGAGGGATCACGGCGAGGCGGCTCCCACCCCCTGTCACCCCCTCGCCCGGCACCGTGCGGCTGGGCCTTCGGGAGAACAGGGCGCAGTTCGTCCTGCTCGTCCTCGTCACGGCGGCGGTCGGGGCGCTCGTCGGTCTGGAGCGGACGACGGTCCCCCTGATCGGCACCGAGGTCTTCGGGCTCGCCGGGAACCTGGCCGTCTTCTCGTTCATCGTCGCCTTCGGCCTCGCCAAGGCACTCACGAACCTCGCCGCCGGCGTGCTCACCGCCCGCTTCCGGCGCAGGCAGCTCCTGCTGGCGGGCTGGCTGATCGGCGCGCCCGTGCCGTTCGTCCTCGCCTGGGCGCCTTCGTGGTGGTGGATCGTGGCCGCGAACGTCCTGCTCGGCGTCAACCAGGGGCTGACCTGGTCGATGACCGTCAACATGAAGATCGACCTCGTGGGGCCCGCCCGCCGGGGGCTCGCCACCGGCCTCAACGAAGCCGCCGGCTATGTCTCGGTCGGCGCCACCGCCCTGCTCACCGGCTATCTCGCCACCCACTACGGGCTGCGCCCCGCCCCCGAGCTCATCGGCGTGGTCTTCCTCGCCGCCGGTCTCGGACTGTCCCTCCTGGCCAAGGACACCGCCGCCCACCTGGCCCTCGAACTCTCCCGCCACCCGGCGCCACCGAGCGGCGAGAACGGCAGGCCGTCCTTCAAGGAGACCTTCGCCCGTACGTCATGGCGGGACCGGTCCCTGCGCGGGGCCAGTCAGGCGGGCCTGGTCAACAACCTCAACGACGGCCTGACCTGGGGCGTCTTTCCGCTCCTCTTCGCCGACCACGGACTCGGCATCGCAGCGATCGGCCTGATCAAGGGGCTCTACCCGCTCCTGTGGGGCATCGGCCAGATCCCGGCCGGCCACCTCGCCGACCGGGTCGGCCGCAAGCCGCTCGTCGTGACGGGCATGCTCGTCCAGGCGGCGGCGCTCCTCCTCGCGCTCGTACTCCTCGACCGCCCCTTTCTCGCCGGAGTCCTCTCCGCCGTCGGCCTGGGCCTCGGCACCGCACTCGTCTACCCGGCGCTCATCGCCGCTGTCTCCGACCACGCCCACCCCTCCTGGCGGGCCCACGCCCTCGGCACGTACCGTTTCTGGCGCGACATCGGCTACGCCGCCGGCGCCCTGACGGCCGGCATCCTCGCCGACGCGCTGGGCCTGAACGCCACGGTCCTCGCCGCCGCCGCCCTCACCGCGATCTCGGGCCTCCTGGCCGCCCGCTGGATGACCGACCGCCCCGAACGGCAGTGA
- a CDS encoding rhodanese-like domain-containing protein — protein MREVDLDVFASELAEGAFAIDVREPDEYRDGHVPGVRPAPLSELGAHLAAFPADRPVYVICASGNRSAWAAEHLEAVGVRAVSVAGGTSGWARTGRPIVRGTDARAA, from the coding sequence ATGCGTGAAGTGGATCTGGACGTCTTCGCCTCCGAGCTGGCGGAGGGCGCCTTCGCCATCGACGTACGAGAACCGGACGAGTACCGCGACGGCCACGTACCCGGGGTCCGCCCCGCACCGCTCTCCGAGCTCGGCGCCCACCTCGCCGCGTTCCCCGCCGACCGTCCCGTCTACGTGATCTGCGCCAGCGGCAACCGGAGCGCCTGGGCCGCGGAGCACCTGGAGGCCGTCGGCGTCCGCGCGGTCTCGGTCGCGGGCGGCACCTCCGGGTGGGCCCGTACCGGCCGCCCGATCGTACGCGGCACGGACGCCCGGGCCGCCTGA
- a CDS encoding MBL fold metallo-hydrolase — translation MFFAQYYLDCLSQASYMIADEKTGQAVVVDPRRDVSEYLADARAHGFTVVGVINTHFHADFVAGHLEMADETGAWIGYGSRAETEYPIRHLAEGERIALGDVVLEVMETPGHTPESISVLVYEHADDAVPYGVLTGDALFIGDVGRPDLLASVGVTAEELGRMLHDSVQNKLMGLADEVRVFPAHGAGSACGKNLSTEKSSTIGEQRATNYACAPMGREEFVALVTAGQSAAPGYFAYDADLNRKERPLYDFAATARPLSLEEFTGLRAGGAVVVDARDPQEFAAGHLSGAVNVPADGRFAEQAGTVLDPAEELVVMAPQNREEEVVTRLARIGFDRVVGYVRNPEDALRVLESEVTPASRLTATHLKAALAGDNPPLVVDVRTCGEREANGFIPEALHIPLSELPSRIGELPSDRPLVLHCAGGHRSSIAASLLRHRGIEDVSDILGGWAAWALAAESAEV, via the coding sequence GTGTTCTTCGCCCAGTACTACCTCGACTGCCTGTCCCAGGCGTCGTACATGATCGCCGACGAGAAGACCGGTCAGGCGGTCGTCGTCGACCCCCGCCGGGACGTGTCGGAATACCTCGCCGATGCGCGGGCGCACGGGTTCACCGTGGTCGGCGTCATCAACACCCACTTCCACGCGGACTTCGTCGCGGGCCACCTGGAGATGGCCGACGAGACCGGTGCGTGGATCGGTTACGGCTCCCGTGCCGAGACGGAGTACCCGATCCGTCACCTCGCCGAGGGAGAGCGGATCGCCCTGGGTGACGTGGTGCTGGAGGTCATGGAGACCCCGGGTCACACCCCGGAGTCGATCAGCGTCCTCGTCTACGAACACGCCGACGACGCCGTCCCGTACGGGGTCCTGACGGGTGATGCCCTCTTCATCGGTGATGTCGGCCGCCCCGACCTGCTGGCATCGGTGGGCGTCACGGCCGAGGAGCTGGGCAGGATGCTGCACGACAGTGTGCAGAACAAGCTGATGGGCCTCGCGGACGAGGTCCGCGTCTTCCCCGCCCACGGCGCCGGCTCGGCCTGCGGGAAGAACCTGTCGACGGAGAAGTCCTCCACGATCGGGGAACAGCGGGCCACCAACTACGCCTGCGCCCCGATGGGCCGGGAGGAGTTCGTCGCGCTGGTGACGGCGGGACAGTCCGCCGCACCGGGCTACTTCGCCTACGACGCCGACCTCAACCGCAAGGAGCGGCCCCTGTACGACTTCGCCGCCACGGCCCGTCCGCTGTCCCTGGAGGAGTTCACCGGGCTGCGGGCAGGTGGCGCGGTGGTGGTCGACGCGCGTGATCCGCAGGAGTTCGCGGCCGGGCACCTGTCCGGTGCGGTGAACGTGCCGGCCGACGGCCGGTTCGCCGAACAGGCCGGCACCGTCCTGGACCCCGCGGAGGAACTGGTGGTGATGGCGCCGCAGAACCGGGAGGAGGAGGTCGTCACGCGACTCGCCCGCATCGGCTTCGACCGTGTCGTGGGCTACGTCCGCAACCCCGAGGACGCCCTGCGGGTGCTGGAGAGCGAGGTCACCCCCGCCAGCCGCCTCACCGCCACCCACCTCAAGGCCGCCCTCGCCGGAGACAACCCGCCGCTCGTGGTGGACGTCCGCACCTGCGGCGAGCGCGAGGCCAACGGCTTCATCCCCGAGGCCCTGCACATCCCGCTGAGCGAACTGCCTTCCCGGATCGGCGAACTCCCCTCCGACCGGCCGCTGGTCCTGCACTGCGCGGGCGGCCACCGCTCCTCCATCGCCGCCAGCCTCCTGCGCCACCGCGGCATCGAGGACGTCTCCGACATCCTCGGCGGCTGGGCCGCCTGGGCCCTCGCGGCCGAATCCGCCGAGGTCTGA
- a CDS encoding rhodanese-like domain-containing protein: MSAERTIQSITPAVLHRLVQEGRAPRLLDVRTPGEFRTAHIPGSYNVPLSTLREHRAELRSHLDEEVVLVCRSGQRAKEAEQALAQAGLPNLRVLEGGIIAWEAASAPVKRGPERWDMERQVRLVAGSVVLATGLIGIAVPGAHLVGTAIGAGLTYAALSNSCAMGVLLSKLPYNRGPRTDVRSVIAELRSAS; encoded by the coding sequence ATGAGCGCCGAGCGCACCATCCAGTCGATCACCCCCGCCGTCCTGCACCGCCTTGTCCAGGAGGGCCGTGCGCCACGCCTGCTCGACGTGCGCACCCCCGGCGAATTCCGTACCGCCCACATCCCCGGCTCGTACAACGTGCCGCTGAGCACCCTGCGCGAGCACCGCGCGGAGCTCCGTTCCCACCTGGACGAGGAGGTGGTGCTCGTCTGCCGTTCCGGGCAGCGGGCGAAGGAGGCCGAGCAGGCCCTCGCCCAGGCCGGTCTGCCCAACCTCCGTGTCCTGGAGGGCGGGATCATCGCCTGGGAGGCGGCGAGTGCTCCCGTGAAGCGAGGCCCCGAGCGGTGGGACATGGAGCGCCAGGTCCGCCTCGTCGCGGGCTCGGTCGTCCTGGCCACCGGACTCATCGGCATCGCCGTCCCCGGTGCCCACCTCGTCGGTACGGCGATCGGCGCCGGCCTGACCTACGCGGCGCTGAGCAACTCCTGCGCCATGGGCGTGCTGCTCTCCAAGCTCCCCTACAACCGCGGCCCGCGCACCGACGTCCGCAGCGTGATCGCGGAGCTGCGGAGCGCGTCATGA
- a CDS encoding sulfite exporter TauE/SafE family protein encodes MTALIVAVSLLIGVSLGILGGGGSILTVPILVYLVGQETKEAIATSLFVVGVTSLAALVPHARAHRVRWRTGLLFGAFSMAGAYAGGRVAEYIPGTVLLIAFALMMLATAYAMLRKPRDGAKKARPAHSDLPLKHIAVEGLVVGAVTGLVGSGGGFLVVPALAILGGLPMGIAVGTSLLVIAMKSFAGLAGHLSGVSIDWGIAMTVTVAAVIGSLIGARLAGRIPQDALRKAFGWFVVVMGVFVLAQQLDTAVWTHPATWAVLGAGATVAVATRLRRHSKTSRPQPTIRVHQDAAPK; translated from the coding sequence ATGACCGCCCTCATCGTCGCGGTCTCCCTGCTCATCGGCGTCAGCCTGGGCATCCTCGGCGGCGGCGGGTCCATCCTCACCGTCCCCATCCTGGTCTACCTCGTCGGACAGGAGACCAAGGAGGCCATCGCCACCTCGCTGTTCGTCGTCGGCGTCACCAGCCTCGCCGCCCTGGTCCCGCATGCCCGCGCCCATCGGGTCCGCTGGCGGACCGGCCTGCTCTTCGGCGCCTTCAGCATGGCCGGCGCCTACGCGGGCGGCCGGGTCGCCGAGTACATCCCCGGCACCGTCCTGCTCATCGCGTTCGCGCTGATGATGCTCGCCACCGCCTACGCGATGCTCCGCAAGCCGCGTGACGGGGCGAAGAAGGCACGGCCCGCCCACAGTGACCTGCCGCTGAAGCACATCGCGGTCGAGGGCCTCGTCGTCGGCGCCGTGACCGGCCTGGTCGGCTCCGGCGGTGGGTTCCTCGTCGTTCCGGCCCTGGCCATACTCGGCGGACTGCCGATGGGCATCGCGGTCGGCACCTCGCTGCTGGTCATCGCGATGAAGTCCTTCGCCGGACTCGCCGGCCACCTCTCCGGCGTCTCCATCGACTGGGGCATCGCGATGACCGTGACCGTGGCGGCTGTGATCGGCAGCCTGATCGGCGCCCGCCTCGCCGGACGCATCCCGCAGGACGCGCTGCGCAAGGCGTTCGGCTGGTTCGTCGTCGTCATGGGTGTCTTCGTCCTCGCCCAGCAGCTGGACACCGCCGTCTGGACCCACCCCGCCACCTGGGCCGTACTCGGAGCCGGGGCGACGGTCGCGGTCGCCACCCGACTGCGGAGGCACTCAAAAACGTCGCGCCCTCAGCCGACAATCCGTGTCCACCAGGACGCGGCACCGAAATAA
- a CDS encoding metal-sensitive transcriptional regulator, with amino-acid sequence MRPVLNRLRRAQGQLAAVIAMVESGRECEDVVTQLAAVSKALDRAGFKIVASGMRQCLAEGSQTPPMTQEKLEKLFLTLA; translated from the coding sequence ATGAGGCCGGTCCTGAACCGGCTCAGGCGGGCGCAGGGGCAGCTGGCCGCCGTGATCGCGATGGTCGAGTCCGGCCGGGAATGCGAGGACGTCGTCACTCAGCTCGCGGCCGTCTCCAAGGCCCTGGACCGGGCCGGATTCAAGATCGTGGCGAGCGGAATGCGCCAGTGCCTCGCTGAGGGTTCCCAGACCCCGCCCATGACGCAGGAGAAGCTGGAGAAGCTCTTCCTCACCCTCGCCTGA